In Halorientalis sp. LT38, a genomic segment contains:
- a CDS encoding HIT family protein — protein sequence MADDCPFCAIVDGDAPASVVRETEDTLAFMDIAPVTEGHALVIPKAHSAGLAGLDPDTGGELFRVSQEIAAALRASDLPTDGINLFLADGAVAGQEVFHVHLHVIPRTEGDDVALSFERSHPERERLDALADGIAAEL from the coding sequence ATGGCCGACGACTGCCCCTTCTGCGCCATCGTCGACGGCGACGCGCCGGCGAGCGTCGTCCGCGAGACCGAGGACACGCTCGCGTTCATGGACATCGCGCCCGTCACCGAGGGCCACGCGCTGGTGATTCCGAAGGCCCACTCGGCCGGCCTGGCCGGTCTCGATCCCGACACGGGTGGCGAACTCTTCAGGGTGAGCCAGGAGATCGCGGCGGCGCTCCGTGCGTCGGACCTCCCGACCGACGGGATCAACCTCTTCCTCGCCGACGGTGCGGTCGCGGGTCAGGAAGTGTTTCACGTCCACCTGCACGTCATTCCGCGGACCGAGGGGGACGACGTGGCGCTGTCCTTCGAGCGCTCTCACCCCGAGCGCGAGCGACTGGACGCCCTCGCCGACGGGATCGCGGCCGAACTGTAG
- a CDS encoding DUF460 domain-containing protein, which produces MNARTRALDAVVFGVDVQSGDVRGDAPSYALVAFDGESVSRDVVSRRKLRRLIEDREPAILATDNMYELAADKDALIHFLGELPDETKLVQVTGAERPEPLSRVAGRHDVPYAKKPMKEAEAAARLAAMNVGQEVSAFTNTTRVKVARGRSTGKGGWSEDRYTRRIHGSVKTRAREVESELDEAGLDYERDVTEKYGGFSNAIFEVEGRPTDVPVSAHRSGDVRVEIERERRDGIEFRPLAKRRDHVIVGIDPGTTTAAAVVDVHGKVLDVFSTRTADTADVIEWIIERGRPIVVAADVEPMPETVEKIRRSFEAAAWIPTRDLPVDEKKHRTREAGYDDDHQRDALAAALSAFDAHEDQFERIAEKVPPRHDLGDVLARVVAGEESVEAVLRELERDPEEASESTEHIARELTAEEKKIKRLEARVDRLESHNEDLKETIARKDDRIEEYEEELSEARREERREARERREITRLERENERLEREIEDRDDRLEELEGKLDRLKSLWKLDHSNFADVASEDTDLVPVKVIEEFTTGAIEHADEAYGLAEGDVIYLRDGSGAGRSTAQRLADVNPRVVVRDGGRLSEVADDLLFEHDVPVGPADDVRVQEVDELAVARESEIEAVIDDWERRAEEREKQNNEQMVDRLISEHRADRPES; this is translated from the coding sequence GTGAACGCCCGCACGCGAGCGCTCGACGCAGTCGTCTTCGGGGTCGACGTCCAGAGCGGGGACGTGAGAGGGGACGCGCCGTCCTACGCACTCGTTGCCTTCGACGGAGAGTCCGTCAGCCGTGACGTGGTCTCCCGGCGGAAGCTCCGTCGGCTGATCGAAGACCGGGAACCCGCCATCCTCGCCACGGACAACATGTACGAACTGGCCGCGGACAAGGACGCCCTGATCCACTTCCTCGGCGAACTCCCCGACGAGACGAAACTCGTCCAGGTGACCGGCGCCGAGCGGCCGGAACCGCTCTCCCGGGTCGCCGGCCGGCACGACGTCCCCTACGCCAAAAAGCCCATGAAGGAAGCCGAGGCCGCCGCCCGGCTGGCGGCGATGAACGTCGGCCAGGAGGTCTCGGCCTTCACGAACACCACCCGCGTGAAGGTGGCTCGCGGGCGCTCGACGGGCAAGGGCGGCTGGTCCGAGGACCGCTACACCAGGCGGATCCACGGATCGGTCAAGACGCGCGCACGCGAAGTCGAGTCGGAACTGGACGAGGCCGGCCTCGACTACGAGCGGGACGTGACCGAGAAGTACGGCGGGTTCTCGAACGCCATCTTCGAGGTCGAGGGCCGGCCGACCGACGTGCCGGTGTCGGCCCACCGGTCGGGCGACGTGCGCGTCGAGATCGAACGCGAGCGCCGCGACGGCATCGAGTTCCGGCCGCTGGCCAAGCGCCGGGACCACGTCATCGTCGGGATCGACCCCGGCACCACCACCGCGGCCGCGGTCGTCGACGTCCACGGGAAGGTACTGGACGTGTTCAGCACCCGGACGGCGGACACCGCCGACGTGATCGAGTGGATCATCGAGCGCGGCCGCCCCATCGTCGTCGCGGCGGACGTCGAGCCGATGCCCGAGACCGTCGAGAAGATCCGGCGGAGCTTCGAGGCCGCCGCCTGGATCCCGACCCGCGACCTGCCGGTCGACGAGAAGAAACACCGGACCCGGGAGGCAGGGTACGACGACGACCACCAGCGCGACGCGCTGGCCGCCGCCCTCTCCGCCTTCGACGCGCACGAGGACCAGTTCGAGCGCATCGCGGAGAAGGTGCCGCCGCGTCACGACCTCGGGGACGTGCTGGCCCGGGTCGTCGCCGGCGAGGAGTCCGTCGAGGCCGTCCTCAGGGAACTCGAACGCGACCCGGAGGAAGCGTCGGAGTCGACCGAACACATCGCCCGGGAACTCACCGCCGAGGAGAAGAAGATCAAGCGCCTGGAGGCGCGGGTCGACCGGCTTGAGTCACACAACGAGGACCTGAAAGAGACCATCGCGCGCAAGGACGACCGGATCGAGGAGTACGAGGAAGAGCTATCCGAGGCCCGTCGGGAGGAGCGCCGCGAGGCCCGGGAGCGCCGGGAGATCACCAGGCTCGAGCGGGAGAACGAGCGCCTGGAGCGCGAAATCGAAGACCGGGACGATCGCCTCGAGGAACTCGAGGGGAAACTCGACCGGCTCAAGTCGCTGTGGAAGCTCGACCACTCGAACTTCGCGGACGTGGCGAGCGAGGACACGGATCTCGTCCCGGTGAAGGTGATCGAGGAGTTCACCACGGGCGCCATCGAGCACGCAGACGAGGCCTACGGGCTCGCCGAGGGGGACGTGATCTACCTGCGGGACGGGAGCGGTGCCGGCCGGTCGACGGCCCAGCGCCTGGCGGACGTGAACCCGCGGGTGGTCGTCCGGGACGGCGGTCGGCTCTCGGAGGTGGCCGACGACCTGCTCTTCGAGCACGACGTGCCGGTCGGACCGGCCGACGACGTCCGGGTCCAGGAGGTCGACGAACTGGCAGTGGCCCGCGAGAGCGAGATCGAGGCCGTGATCGACGACTGGGAGCGCCGCGCGGAGGAACGGGAGAAACAGAACAACGAGCAGATGGTCGACCGGTTGATCAGCGAACACCGGGCCGATCGGCCCGAGAGCTGA
- a CDS encoding DUF7470 family protein produces the protein MRGKIGTAGVAGLVLLLGGIGVVATQSLYVASGIAFVVAGLLLVAYGFVTSVLGALGMGIEDVT, from the coding sequence ATGCGTGGTAAGATCGGGACGGCCGGGGTCGCAGGACTGGTGCTCCTGCTCGGCGGCATCGGGGTCGTGGCGACGCAGAGCCTCTACGTCGCCAGCGGCATCGCGTTCGTGGTGGCCGGGCTCTTGCTCGTGGCGTACGGGTTCGTGACGTCGGTACTCGGCGCCCTGGGGATGGGCATCGAGGACGTCACCTGA
- a CDS encoding carboxypeptidase-like regulatory domain-containing protein, translated as MGERWTMTVVAVVALGIVAVGAAGTAGAVGGPTVDGDRAAIGGVQTNETNTTGGTVAGTVTDGDGSPVANATVTVGETATTTNATGGYAVELAEGSYALAVSVDGEQVATRSVNVTAGETTVVDVSVTVTATVRGTVTDVDGEPISSVSVDLREPGGFEDTAGFPDEYVARTQPAADGSYELAVEAGEYVLGAGSVEYALSVTNVSLSPGETLTRNLTLERADGGITGTVTDQAGTPIANATVGTLNGTASTTTGADGTFDLTLAAGEYTVVADADGYRETTHPVIVQSGVTVAFDPTLTAVNESQSPLTIAIDGTSGPVAPGDTLAVDASVTNVDSESVGRTVTLDVAGEAVDDTYLSVPGGETQSVTLLWTTSADDEGSYTATVRSEDATASTLVSVDPSLNGTDGDTGDENTTDGSTGTDDGSDGTDTDDGTDPNFDTGEESALGFDTGGAEDVSPDFDTGDGSGDSGLNFDTGDDSGDSGLNFDTGDDSGDSGLNFDTGDDSGDSGLNFDTGEGSDGALNFDTGGGSDTGLDFATGGDSGAMTFDFGTETSGFGFEFEGSDSTDGLSFPTSGADQSLDFETGN; from the coding sequence ATGGGGGAGAGATGGACGATGACGGTCGTTGCCGTCGTCGCGCTCGGAATCGTGGCCGTGGGGGCCGCGGGGACCGCGGGGGCGGTCGGTGGCCCGACCGTCGACGGTGATCGCGCGGCGATCGGGGGGGTACAGACGAACGAGACGAACACCACAGGGGGCACCGTCGCGGGGACGGTGACCGACGGCGACGGTTCGCCGGTCGCGAACGCCACGGTGACCGTCGGGGAGACGGCCACCACGACGAACGCGACGGGCGGCTACGCGGTGGAACTGGCCGAAGGGTCGTACGCGCTCGCCGTGTCCGTCGACGGCGAGCAGGTCGCGACGCGGTCGGTGAACGTGACCGCAGGCGAGACGACCGTCGTCGACGTCAGCGTCACTGTCACCGCGACGGTCCGCGGGACCGTGACGGACGTCGACGGGGAGCCGATCAGTTCGGTGTCCGTCGATCTGCGTGAACCGGGCGGGTTCGAGGACACCGCCGGGTTCCCCGACGAGTACGTGGCCCGGACGCAGCCGGCCGCCGACGGGAGCTACGAGCTCGCGGTCGAGGCGGGCGAGTACGTCCTCGGCGCCGGGAGCGTCGAGTACGCCCTCTCGGTGACGAACGTCTCGCTCTCGCCGGGCGAGACGCTGACCCGGAACCTCACGCTCGAACGGGCCGACGGCGGGATCACCGGCACCGTGACGGACCAGGCGGGGACGCCGATCGCGAACGCGACGGTGGGCACGCTGAACGGCACCGCGTCGACCACCACCGGCGCGGACGGGACGTTCGACCTCACACTGGCCGCCGGCGAGTATACGGTCGTCGCCGACGCCGACGGCTACCGGGAGACGACCCATCCGGTGATCGTCCAGTCGGGCGTGACCGTGGCCTTCGACCCGACGCTCACCGCGGTGAACGAGTCCCAGTCGCCGCTCACCATCGCCATCGACGGGACCTCCGGTCCGGTGGCGCCCGGCGACACGCTCGCGGTCGACGCGTCGGTGACCAACGTCGACAGCGAGTCGGTCGGGCGGACCGTGACCCTCGACGTGGCCGGCGAGGCCGTCGACGACACGTACCTCTCGGTGCCGGGGGGCGAGACCCAGTCGGTCACGCTCCTCTGGACGACCAGCGCGGACGACGAGGGGAGCTACACCGCGACGGTCCGGAGCGAGGACGCGACCGCGTCGACCCTCGTCAGCGTCGATCCGTCGCTGAACGGCACCGACGGTGACACCGGTGACGAGAATACCACCGACGGGTCCACCGGCACCGACGACGGGTCCGACGGCACCGACACGGACGACGGGACCGACCCGAACTTCGACACGGGTGAGGAGTCCGCCCTCGGCTTCGACACGGGCGGGGCCGAGGACGTCAGCCCGGACTTCGACACGGGCGACGGCTCGGGCGACTCGGGGCTGAACTTCGACACGGGAGACGACTCGGGCGACTCGGGGCTGAACTTCGACACGGGAGACGACTCGGGCGACTCGGGGCTGAACTTCGACACGGGAGACGACTCGGGCGACTCGGGGCTGAACTTCGACACCGGCGAAGGGTCGGATGGCGCGCTGAACTTCGACACCGGCGGGGGGTCGGACACCGGGCTGGACTTCGCGACGGGCGGCGACTCGGGCGCCATGACCTTCGACTTCGGGACCGAGACCTCCGGGTTCGGCTTCGAGTTCGAGGGATCGGACTCGACGGACGGGCTCTCCTTCCCGACCAGCGGCGCTGACCAGTCGCTGGACTTCGAGACTGGGAACTGA
- a CDS encoding zinc-dependent alcohol dehydrogenase family protein → MKAAVFQGVEEPLEIQDVAEPTADEDQVVVETEACGICRSDWHAWKGDWGHIGVVPTEGLIFGHEPAGRVVEVGENVERFREGDMVTVPFNLSDGTCQHCRDGRGNICDRMVPLGFLQMAPGAFAERFPVREADHNVVKLPDDVDPVSVAGLGCRFATAFHGLVSRVDVTPGDWVAIHGCGGVGLSAVHIADALGANVIAVDIKDEQLWAAEGLGADEIINASEVQDTAQAVKAHVDGTGGVDVAVDALGVAETCKAAVNSLGKAGQHLQIGLTTGENNGNVELPVDNMVMDEREFYGSFGMPPNEYDQIFRMMARDKIDPGQIVTETVSLEEVPEVIGNMGNYETVGIPVCNEF, encoded by the coding sequence ATGAAAGCAGCAGTCTTTCAGGGGGTCGAAGAGCCGCTCGAGATCCAGGACGTGGCGGAACCGACAGCTGACGAGGACCAGGTGGTCGTGGAGACGGAGGCCTGTGGGATCTGCCGGAGCGACTGGCACGCCTGGAAGGGCGACTGGGGCCACATCGGCGTCGTCCCGACGGAGGGGCTGATCTTCGGGCACGAACCCGCCGGCCGCGTCGTCGAGGTGGGGGAAAACGTCGAACGCTTCCGCGAGGGCGACATGGTGACCGTCCCGTTCAACCTCTCCGACGGCACCTGTCAGCACTGCCGTGACGGCCGCGGGAACATCTGCGACCGGATGGTCCCCCTCGGCTTCCTGCAGATGGCCCCCGGGGCCTTCGCCGAGCGTTTCCCCGTCCGCGAGGCCGACCACAACGTCGTGAAACTGCCCGACGACGTCGACCCGGTCTCCGTGGCCGGCCTCGGCTGTCGGTTCGCGACCGCGTTCCACGGCCTCGTCAGCCGCGTCGACGTCACGCCCGGCGACTGGGTCGCCATCCACGGCTGCGGTGGGGTCGGCCTCTCCGCGGTCCACATCGCCGACGCGCTCGGCGCCAACGTCATCGCGGTCGACATCAAGGACGAACAGCTCTGGGCCGCCGAGGGCCTCGGCGCCGACGAGATCATCAACGCCTCGGAAGTGCAGGACACCGCCCAGGCGGTCAAGGCACACGTCGACGGGACCGGCGGCGTCGACGTGGCCGTCGACGCGCTGGGCGTCGCCGAGACCTGCAAGGCCGCCGTCAACTCCCTCGGGAAGGCCGGCCAGCACCTCCAGATCGGGCTGACAACCGGCGAGAACAACGGGAACGTCGAGTTGCCCGTCGACAACATGGTCATGGACGAACGCGAGTTCTACGGCTCGTTCGGCATGCCCCCGAACGAGTACGACCAGATCTTCCGCATGATGGCCCGCGACAAGATCGACCCCGGCCAGATCGTCACCGAGACCGTCTCCCTCGAGGAGGTCCCGGAGGTCATCGGCAACATGGGCAACTACGAGACCGTCGGCATCCCCGTCTGCAACGAGTTCTGA
- the eif1A gene encoding translation initiation factor eIF-1A, giving the protein MSDNEGRTDLRMPEEDEVFAVVVEMLGANRVRVRCMDGVERTARIPGKMQKRIWIREDDVVLVEPWDWQDEKGDISWRYEKQEADQLRQEGHIE; this is encoded by the coding sequence ATGAGCGACAACGAGGGGCGTACGGACCTCAGGATGCCAGAGGAGGACGAGGTCTTCGCGGTAGTCGTGGAGATGCTCGGTGCGAACCGGGTGCGCGTCAGATGCATGGACGGCGTCGAACGGACCGCCCGCATCCCCGGCAAGATGCAGAAACGCATCTGGATCCGGGAGGACGACGTGGTCCTCGTCGAGCCGTGGGACTGGCAGGACGAGAAGGGCGACATCTCGTGGCGCTACGAGAAACAGGAGGCCGACCAGCTCCGCCAGGAGGGCCACATCGAGTAG
- the rio1 gene encoding serine/threonine-protein kinase Rio1, producing MTAEFDLVDAEDVDSPGDEWEEIDVSDTEADRIARKRDREFSDFRERIKDADQFKVEASVFDDATFGALYKLVQDGHIDAFGGPISTGKEANVYSALGGDDEVAVKVYRINASDFRDMRGYLDGDPRFEGIGSNKSDVVKAWVRKEYANLKRAQAAGVRVPEPIAVERNVLVMELLGIDEGRAKRLAEVHVENPETAFEVVREYMRRLHDAGLVHGDLSEYNIILHGEELVVIDLGQAVTVHHPNSRDFLERDCHNVAAFFRRQGLEVDDDDLLEFVTGGDE from the coding sequence GTGACGGCCGAGTTCGACCTCGTCGACGCCGAGGACGTCGACTCACCGGGCGACGAGTGGGAGGAGATCGACGTCAGCGACACCGAAGCCGACCGGATCGCCCGCAAGCGCGACCGGGAGTTCAGCGACTTTCGCGAGCGGATCAAGGACGCAGACCAGTTCAAGGTCGAGGCCTCCGTCTTCGACGACGCCACCTTCGGCGCCCTCTACAAACTCGTTCAGGACGGTCACATCGACGCCTTCGGCGGCCCCATCTCGACCGGCAAGGAAGCGAACGTCTACTCGGCGCTGGGCGGGGACGACGAAGTCGCGGTCAAGGTCTACCGGATCAACGCCTCCGATTTCCGGGACATGCGGGGCTACCTCGACGGCGACCCCCGCTTCGAGGGCATCGGCTCGAACAAGAGTGACGTGGTCAAAGCCTGGGTCCGAAAGGAGTACGCCAACCTCAAGCGCGCACAGGCGGCCGGCGTCCGGGTCCCCGAACCGATCGCCGTCGAGCGCAACGTCCTCGTGATGGAACTGCTCGGGATCGACGAGGGCCGGGCCAAGCGACTCGCGGAGGTCCACGTCGAGAACCCCGAGACGGCCTTCGAGGTCGTCCGCGAGTACATGCGCCGACTCCACGACGCCGGCCTCGTCCACGGCGACCTCTCCGAGTACAACATCATCCTCCACGGCGAGGAACTCGTCGTCATCGACCTGGGGCAGGCGGTCACCGTCCACCACCCCAACAGCCGCGACTTTCTCGAACGGGACTGCCACAACGTCGCCGCGTTCTTCCGCCGGCAGGGCCTCGAGGTCGACGACGACGACTTGCTCGAATTCGTCACCGGCGGCGACGAGTGA